A portion of the Pedobacter cryoconitis genome contains these proteins:
- a CDS encoding alpha/beta hydrolase-fold protein, whose amino-acid sequence MIKKICCLLSFFLAFTLNSFAQQFKVAYSPASLNQSFTGKVFLYLSKNNPQPLTASIGIEPLNCFAVEVKGIKPGESIVIDDLATSYPVLPSEMERGVYYIQAVWDLNLGGRAIAASPGNIFSTPQKIVIGKDLKQSFTLLADQVVPELVFQETEFIKEFKAPTRLLSNFYQKKFTLDAAVQLPAEYYKNPSAKFPVLFIVTGFGGDHHYMSVTGKMPAVIGTTPVIRVFLDGNCALGHTAYANSDNNGPWGDALTQEFIPLLEKQYRCNGARLLTGHSSGGWSVLWLQTHYPKLFLATASSSPDYVDFRKFLNVNLYKDSSLFYDAKGRLNPGGTVAGRFPFSYLKEMYQVEHVISRGEQQRSFEAVFSKKGKDGIPESICDPKTGSINQHTVENWKKYDISLYLRNNWKDLKKDLDGKIRISIGDEDNFMLNYPVRLMNEEMKAVQAAMLFKYYPGDHFTVKTAGYMADLSGFLEEKYKQWLLQTGQQAK is encoded by the coding sequence ATGATCAAAAAGATATGCTGTTTACTATCTTTCTTCCTGGCTTTTACTTTAAACAGCTTTGCACAGCAATTTAAAGTAGCTTATTCTCCTGCCTCATTAAATCAGTCTTTTACAGGAAAGGTTTTTCTGTACTTATCAAAGAATAACCCTCAGCCCTTAACTGCGTCTATCGGTATAGAACCATTAAATTGCTTTGCAGTGGAGGTTAAAGGGATTAAACCTGGCGAAAGCATTGTTATCGATGATCTGGCAACGTCCTATCCTGTTCTGCCTTCTGAGATGGAACGTGGAGTTTATTATATCCAGGCAGTCTGGGACTTGAATCTCGGAGGAAGAGCTATTGCAGCCAGTCCGGGTAATATATTTAGTACTCCGCAAAAAATAGTAATTGGTAAAGATTTAAAGCAGTCTTTTACCTTATTGGCAGATCAGGTGGTTCCTGAACTCGTTTTTCAGGAAACGGAATTCATCAAAGAATTCAAAGCTCCCACCAGGTTATTGAGTAATTTCTACCAGAAGAAATTTACTTTAGATGCAGCTGTTCAGTTACCAGCTGAATATTATAAAAACCCGTCAGCTAAATTTCCTGTATTATTTATCGTGACTGGCTTTGGCGGTGATCATCATTATATGTCGGTTACAGGCAAAATGCCTGCAGTAATTGGCACTACTCCAGTTATCCGTGTGTTTTTGGATGGTAATTGTGCCTTGGGACATACTGCTTATGCGAATAGTGATAATAATGGCCCATGGGGAGATGCATTGACCCAGGAGTTTATTCCTTTGCTGGAAAAGCAGTATCGCTGCAATGGGGCAAGATTGTTAACAGGTCATAGTAGTGGAGGCTGGTCTGTTTTATGGTTACAAACGCATTATCCAAAGCTATTCCTGGCTACAGCTTCCAGTAGTCCTGATTATGTGGATTTCCGCAAGTTTCTGAATGTGAACTTATACAAAGATAGTAGCTTGTTCTATGATGCTAAGGGGCGGCTCAATCCGGGTGGAACAGTTGCCGGCAGATTTCCTTTTTCTTATTTGAAAGAGATGTACCAGGTAGAGCATGTTATTTCAAGAGGAGAACAGCAGCGTTCTTTTGAAGCGGTATTCAGTAAAAAAGGAAAAGATGGGATACCGGAGTCGATTTGTGATCCTAAAACCGGTTCGATCAATCAGCATACTGTTGAAAACTGGAAAAAGTATGATATTTCTTTATACCTGAGAAATAACTGGAAAGATTTAAAAAAAGATCTGGACGGGAAAATACGGATATCGATAGGGGATGAGGATAACTTTATGCTGAATTATCCGGTCAGGTTAATGAATGAGGAAATGAAAGCGGTACAGGCAGCTATGCTTTTTAAATATTATCCGGGAGATCATTTTACGGTTAAAACAGCGGGATATATGGCTGATTTGTCTGGCTTCCTTGAAGAGAAATATAAACAATGGCTGCTCCAAACCGGACAGCAAGCAAAATAA
- a CDS encoding GTP-binding protein, protein MKTKLLPVTVLSGFLGSGKTTLLNHILHNKQNLRVALIVNDMGEINIDANAIQRDNMLSRTEEKLVEMSNGCICCTLREDLIAEVEKLAKENRFDYLVIESTGISEPVPVAQTFSYVDLEMNIDLSKFSKLDTMVTVVDCFNFKKDFGTNELLVDRGWVDDSADQRTIVNLLTDQIEFANVIILNKTDLVSAADLLLLKAVIRKLNSSAKLIDTSFSQVDLKEILNTGLFDFDEASQGAGWIKELNAEHLPETEEYGISSTVFRSSKPFHPERLWRYLNEQFPPNVIRTKGLFWLAPMPDRALNFSQAGGSLRIESAGTWWASMLPSERLNYQDFADNRKEIENRWDANYGDRMNELVFIAQDLQKEQLHEELTACLLTVEEELQQMNKEVFANPFENVIQ, encoded by the coding sequence ATGAAGACTAAATTATTACCTGTAACTGTGCTCAGTGGATTTCTTGGAAGTGGGAAAACTACCTTGCTAAACCATATTCTACATAACAAACAAAACTTGAGAGTAGCGTTGATTGTCAATGATATGGGCGAAATAAATATTGATGCGAATGCAATTCAGCGGGATAATATGTTATCCCGGACAGAAGAGAAATTAGTAGAGATGAGCAATGGTTGTATTTGTTGCACGCTGCGGGAAGATTTGATTGCTGAAGTAGAAAAGCTTGCGAAGGAAAATCGTTTTGATTATCTGGTTATTGAGAGTACTGGTATATCTGAGCCTGTTCCGGTAGCCCAAACTTTTAGTTATGTAGATCTGGAAATGAATATCGACTTAAGTAAGTTTAGTAAACTGGATACAATGGTGACCGTGGTAGACTGTTTTAATTTTAAAAAAGACTTTGGAACAAATGAATTGCTGGTAGATAGGGGATGGGTAGATGATAGTGCTGACCAGCGGACAATAGTTAATTTGTTAACTGATCAGATTGAGTTTGCAAATGTGATTATCCTGAATAAAACAGATTTGGTTTCTGCAGCGGATTTATTGCTTTTGAAAGCTGTGATCCGCAAGTTGAATTCTTCAGCTAAATTAATTGATACTTCTTTTAGTCAGGTTGATCTGAAAGAGATATTAAATACTGGTTTGTTCGATTTTGACGAGGCTTCTCAAGGGGCAGGATGGATTAAAGAGTTAAATGCTGAACATTTACCCGAAACTGAAGAATATGGGATCAGCAGTACGGTATTCCGTTCTTCTAAGCCTTTTCATCCTGAACGTTTATGGCGTTACCTGAACGAACAATTCCCACCAAATGTGATCAGAACAAAAGGGTTGTTTTGGTTAGCGCCAATGCCAGACCGTGCTTTAAACTTTTCACAGGCGGGCGGATCGCTGCGGATTGAGAGTGCTGGAACGTGGTGGGCGAGCATGCTGCCTTCTGAAAGGTTGAATTACCAGGATTTTGCGGACAATAGAAAAGAAATTGAGAACCGCTGGGATGCAAATTATGGCGACCGGATGAATGAACTGGTATTTATTGCGCAGGATCTTCAAAAAGAACAATTGCACGAGGAATTGACTGCTTGTTTGCTGACCGTGGAAGAAGAACTTCAGCAGATGAATAAAGAGGTATTTGCTAATCCTTTCGAAAACGTAATTCAATAG
- a CDS encoding ABC transporter ATP-binding protein has protein sequence MISIKSVSHSYGNALRIGFKDWEINNGEQWLLLGESGSGKTTLLHILTGILKPVAGAVNMDGTSIYSLSSRELDQFRGRNIGIIFQRPHLIKSLTIAENLVMAQSFARLPEDLKRVNEVLTSLGIADKKNSYPNELSQGQLQRVSIARAVINKPALLIADEPTSSLDDKNAQAVLELLLQQSGLNQATLIVATHDKRVKDAFTNTYELK, from the coding sequence ATGATATCCATCAAATCAGTTTCACACAGTTATGGTAATGCACTCCGCATTGGCTTTAAAGACTGGGAAATCAATAATGGCGAACAATGGTTACTCTTAGGAGAATCGGGTAGCGGAAAAACGACTCTGCTACACATTCTAACCGGCATATTAAAACCCGTTGCCGGAGCAGTAAATATGGATGGTACCTCCATATATTCCCTATCTTCCCGTGAGCTTGATCAGTTTAGAGGCAGAAATATAGGGATCATCTTTCAGCGCCCGCATTTAATTAAAAGCCTGACAATTGCAGAAAACCTGGTTATGGCTCAGAGTTTTGCCCGTCTTCCAGAAGACCTGAAAAGAGTAAATGAAGTTTTAACCTCCCTGGGCATAGCAGACAAAAAAAATAGTTATCCCAATGAATTAAGTCAGGGACAACTGCAAAGAGTCTCTATCGCAAGGGCTGTCATCAATAAACCAGCCCTGTTAATTGCAGATGAGCCTACTTCCAGTCTGGACGATAAAAATGCACAGGCTGTACTTGAATTATTACTGCAGCAATCTGGTTTAAACCAGGCCACATTAATTGTAGCCACCCATGATAAAAGAGTTAAAGATGCATTTACAAATACCTACGAATTAAAATGA
- a CDS encoding ABC transporter permease — protein sequence MSPLKISWKSLWSKPLSSALNIMLIAFGTGILTILLLASTQIGEKLDNNAKDIDLVVGAKGSPLQLILSSIYYIDFPTGNIPLKEAQELARSPFVKKAVPLAQGDNYQGIRIVGTDSNFVSIYKLKTSTGKFWNADFEVTIGSTVAINQKLKIGDTFFGAHGLTGSSDIHKTHAYKVVGILAPQGNVTDNLILTNISSVWKMHEDHEKEEATERHEHQDHRPDQTGHQDEKEITALLIQYRSPMSVVMFPRMVNQSTNLQAASPAMESTRLFSLIGVGVDTLQWFAALIMLIAAISVFVNLYNSLKERSYDLAIMRTLGASRSQLFCIVIFEGILLTLAGTIIGIVLGHLILQLIGNYQESSQARLSGFILLKDEIYLFVAGLAIGIFAAVIPAMQAYRSNISKILSKN from the coding sequence ATGAGCCCATTAAAAATCAGCTGGAAAAGTTTATGGTCTAAACCATTATCCTCCGCACTAAATATTATGCTCATTGCCTTCGGTACGGGTATATTGACAATTCTGCTTTTAGCCTCCACACAAATCGGAGAGAAATTAGATAACAATGCTAAAGACATCGATTTGGTAGTTGGTGCCAAAGGAAGCCCGCTCCAGCTTATTCTGAGCAGCATCTATTATATTGATTTCCCGACCGGAAACATTCCTTTAAAAGAAGCACAGGAATTAGCACGCAGCCCATTCGTTAAAAAAGCTGTTCCCTTAGCACAAGGCGATAATTACCAGGGCATCAGAATCGTAGGTACAGACAGCAATTTCGTCAGTATCTATAAACTAAAAACCAGTACAGGCAAATTCTGGAATGCTGATTTTGAAGTCACCATAGGCTCAACTGTCGCTATCAACCAGAAATTAAAAATTGGAGATACCTTTTTCGGTGCCCATGGACTCACAGGCAGTTCAGACATTCATAAAACACACGCCTATAAAGTAGTCGGAATTTTAGCCCCACAGGGGAATGTTACCGACAACCTGATCCTGACTAATATTTCAAGCGTATGGAAAATGCACGAAGACCATGAAAAAGAAGAAGCTACAGAACGTCATGAACACCAGGATCACAGGCCAGACCAAACCGGACACCAGGATGAAAAAGAAATTACAGCCCTGCTTATTCAATACAGGTCACCGATGTCTGTAGTCATGTTTCCAAGAATGGTCAATCAATCTACCAATTTACAAGCCGCTTCGCCTGCGATGGAAAGTACCCGCTTATTCTCATTGATAGGCGTTGGAGTAGATACGCTTCAATGGTTTGCGGCCCTGATTATGCTCATTGCTGCGATTAGTGTATTTGTAAATTTATATAACTCCTTAAAAGAAAGAAGTTACGACCTGGCTATTATGCGGACACTGGGCGCTTCCAGAAGCCAGTTATTCTGTATTGTGATTTTTGAAGGAATCCTGCTTACTTTAGCTGGTACAATTATTGGAATAGTTTTGGGACATCTAATCCTGCAGCTGATCGGAAACTATCAGGAAAGTAGTCAGGCCAGACTCAGTGGGTTTATCTTACTGAAAGATGAAATTTATTTATTTGTTGCCGGGCTGGCGATTGGTATATTTGCAGCTGTAATTCCTGCCATGCAGGCTTACCGGTCAAATATCTCTAAGATATTGTCTAAAAACTAA
- a CDS encoding Fur family transcriptional regulator has product MNMKIDPTNILKEHALKHTKQRVRVLEEIALDTVAISQPELEKKLGKEIDRVTLYRILNIYEDKGILHRIMDMNGTANYAICSSSCSADHHHDEHIHFNCTTCNKIYCLDVAVPHSTMPKGFTAKTVNTTAYGTCEKCNLEVKKN; this is encoded by the coding sequence ATGAACATGAAAATCGATCCTACTAACATACTCAAAGAACACGCGCTGAAACATACCAAACAAAGAGTTCGTGTTTTAGAAGAGATAGCCTTAGATACTGTCGCTATTTCGCAACCCGAACTGGAAAAAAAGCTCGGTAAAGAAATTGACAGGGTAACACTTTACCGCATCTTAAACATCTATGAGGATAAAGGAATTCTGCACCGGATTATGGATATGAACGGAACGGCTAATTATGCCATTTGTTCTTCTTCCTGTTCAGCCGATCATCACCACGATGAACATATTCACTTTAACTGTACCACATGCAATAAAATATACTGTCTGGATGTTGCAGTGCCACATAGCACGATGCCAAAAGGATTCACAGCCAAAACAGTAAATACAACTGCTTACGGAACCTGCGAAAAGTGCAATCTTGAAGTTAAAAAGAATTAA
- a CDS encoding FKBP-type peptidyl-prolyl cis-trans isomerase gives MSIKPNTVVSLTYELHTTNEEGQQVFVEKADEQNALVFLYGAGMMLPKFEEHLTGLNVGDEYKFELSAADGYGDLDPGAFADLPKDMFKDVDLPNVGDVIPLQDNEGNHFRAGVTAVHDTTISVDLNHPMAGKNLIFGGKILSVREATEEELSHGHAHGADGHAGH, from the coding sequence ATGAGTATTAAACCCAATACAGTAGTTTCATTAACGTACGAACTGCATACGACTAATGAAGAGGGACAACAAGTTTTCGTAGAAAAAGCTGATGAGCAAAATGCATTGGTATTCTTATACGGTGCAGGTATGATGTTGCCTAAATTTGAAGAGCATTTAACTGGATTAAATGTTGGTGATGAGTATAAATTTGAGCTAAGTGCAGCTGATGGTTACGGTGATTTAGATCCGGGAGCTTTCGCTGACTTACCAAAAGATATGTTCAAAGATGTTGACTTGCCTAATGTAGGTGATGTTATTCCTTTACAAGATAACGAAGGAAATCACTTCAGAGCAGGTGTTACTGCTGTTCATGATACTACTATTTCAGTAGATTTAAACCATCCGATGGCTGGTAAAAACCTGATTTTTGGTGGTAAAATCCTTTCGGTACGTGAAGCAACTGAAGAAGAATTAAGTCATGGTCATGCACATGGTGCTGATGGACACGCAGGACACTAA
- a CDS encoding thioredoxin domain-containing protein produces the protein MNLEPNSLIRASSPYLLQHAYNPVNWYEWGEEALAKAKQENKLILVSIGYSACHWCHVMERESFELHEVAEVMNKHFVCIKVDREERPDIDQIYMLAIQLMTGSGGWPLNCICLPDQRPIYGGTYFKKEDWINILLNVAGLWQTEPGKAEQYAVQLTEGIRNSEKVIPNIRTTPYTEKDLQDITTPWKRNFDMMEGGYNRAPKFPLPNNWQFLLRYSHLMKENATHVATLLTLEKMAFGGIYDQIGGGFARYSVDGSWHVPHFEKMLYDNAQLISLYAEAYQFSGIHLFKEVAIESIAWIEREMTSPEGLFYSALDADSEGVEGKFYVWDLLEFEKILGADAALLADYFNVTAQGNWEEEEINILLRKYTPEEYAELKGIPIADFTKKLNSAKEKLLAVRSKRMHPGLDDKCLTAWNAMMIKALSESSQIFDREEFYLAARKAADFILANLTAENGGLYRNYKHNKASITGFLDDYAFFIAALIALYEADFEDRWLLEAKKLTDWVLSNFRDLDSPMLFYTPANGESLIARKHEIMDNVIPAANSVMAQNLKHLGLLFDETRYTERADAMLAAVHPQIKTYGSAYSNWAIQMMNEVFGINEIAFSGDAITQVRKSLNERYIPNKIILGGTNSILPLLKDKQSIETKIYICRNKSCQLPVTTVEEALKLIN, from the coding sequence ATGAATCTGGAACCTAATAGTTTAATCCGCGCCTCTTCGCCTTACCTTTTGCAGCATGCTTATAATCCTGTAAACTGGTATGAATGGGGGGAAGAAGCGTTAGCAAAAGCAAAGCAGGAAAACAAACTGATTCTGGTCAGTATTGGTTATTCAGCTTGTCACTGGTGCCATGTGATGGAACGGGAGAGCTTTGAGTTACACGAAGTAGCAGAGGTGATGAATAAACATTTTGTTTGTATTAAAGTAGACCGGGAAGAAAGGCCTGATATTGATCAGATTTATATGCTGGCTATCCAATTGATGACTGGTAGTGGAGGATGGCCATTAAATTGTATTTGTTTACCTGATCAGCGGCCAATCTATGGAGGCACTTATTTTAAAAAAGAGGATTGGATCAATATCTTGTTAAACGTTGCCGGTTTATGGCAAACTGAACCTGGTAAAGCAGAACAATATGCTGTTCAGCTAACTGAAGGTATCCGGAACTCAGAAAAAGTGATTCCTAATATCAGAACTACTCCTTATACAGAAAAAGACTTACAGGATATTACTACACCGTGGAAGCGTAATTTCGATATGATGGAAGGGGGATATAACAGGGCGCCTAAATTCCCTTTACCTAATAACTGGCAGTTTTTATTGCGTTATAGTCATTTAATGAAGGAGAATGCAACGCATGTAGCGACGCTGCTGACATTGGAAAAGATGGCTTTTGGTGGAATTTATGATCAGATAGGTGGTGGTTTCGCCAGGTATTCGGTAGATGGCAGCTGGCATGTGCCTCACTTCGAAAAGATGTTATATGATAATGCACAGCTTATCAGTTTATATGCGGAAGCTTATCAATTTTCAGGTATTCATTTGTTTAAAGAAGTAGCTATAGAATCAATTGCCTGGATAGAGCGTGAAATGACATCTCCCGAAGGATTATTTTATTCCGCTTTGGATGCCGACAGTGAAGGGGTTGAAGGTAAATTCTATGTATGGGATTTATTGGAGTTCGAAAAAATACTGGGTGCTGATGCTGCATTACTGGCAGATTATTTCAATGTTACAGCACAGGGGAATTGGGAAGAGGAAGAAATCAATATTCTGCTGAGAAAATATACACCTGAAGAATACGCTGAATTAAAGGGGATTCCGATTGCTGATTTTACAAAAAAACTAAATTCGGCTAAGGAAAAATTGCTGGCGGTCAGGAGTAAAAGAATGCATCCAGGCTTAGATGATAAGTGTTTGACTGCGTGGAATGCGATGATGATTAAAGCATTGTCAGAAAGCAGTCAGATTTTTGACCGGGAAGAGTTTTACCTGGCGGCAAGAAAAGCAGCAGATTTTATCCTGGCTAACCTAACGGCCGAAAACGGTGGATTGTACCGGAATTATAAACATAATAAAGCTTCAATCACTGGTTTCCTTGATGATTATGCTTTCTTTATCGCTGCTTTAATTGCTTTATATGAAGCTGATTTTGAAGATCGCTGGTTACTGGAAGCAAAGAAACTGACAGATTGGGTGCTCAGCAATTTCCGTGATCTGGACAGCCCAATGTTGTTTTATACACCTGCTAATGGGGAGTCTTTGATTGCACGTAAGCATGAGATTATGGATAATGTGATTCCTGCTGCGAACTCAGTCATGGCACAAAACTTAAAACATCTGGGCCTATTATTTGATGAGACCCGTTATACGGAAAGAGCAGATGCGATGTTGGCTGCAGTACATCCTCAAATTAAAACTTATGGCTCTGCTTATTCTAACTGGGCGATCCAGATGATGAATGAAGTGTTTGGAATTAATGAAATTGCATTCTCCGGAGATGCTATCACTCAGGTGAGGAAATCGCTGAATGAGAGATACATCCCAAACAAAATTATATTAGGAGGAACAAATTCTATACTTCCTTTGTTAAAAGATAAGCAAAGCATTGAAACAAAAATATATATTTGCCGAAATAAATCATGTCAACTGCCTGTAACAACAGTTGAAGAAGCATTAAAATTAATTAACTAA
- a CDS encoding pirin family protein — protein sequence MKKLIEKIVTKPGQPGMVGDGFRVFNYIPGADISKRRISPFLLMDFNAAYDFGPSDHVRGVDVHPHKGFETVTIAYQGSIAHHDSAGNSGIINTGDVQWMTAGEGILHKEYHEETFSKTGGPFEMVQLWVNLPKKDKCVPAHYQELKAAGMGKVELADQAGTVNVIAGNFNGVSGPAETYTPVNLFDIKLNEGGELTTTITATHNTALLVVNGSIIINDEIATEHSFVLFENKGEEIHIKANQKSVILLLSGAPIDEPIVSYGPFVMNTEEEIHQAIEDFNAGKFGVLN from the coding sequence ATGAAGAAGTTAATTGAAAAAATCGTGACAAAACCTGGTCAGCCAGGCATGGTGGGTGATGGGTTCAGAGTCTTTAACTATATACCTGGAGCTGATATTTCTAAAAGAAGGATCAGTCCGTTTTTATTAATGGATTTTAATGCAGCATATGATTTCGGGCCCTCAGATCACGTCAGAGGAGTAGATGTTCACCCACATAAAGGTTTTGAAACCGTTACTATTGCTTATCAAGGCAGCATTGCACATCACGATAGTGCCGGAAACAGTGGAATTATTAATACAGGTGATGTACAATGGATGACTGCCGGAGAAGGGATTCTGCATAAAGAATACCACGAAGAAACCTTTTCTAAAACCGGAGGGCCTTTTGAAATGGTTCAATTGTGGGTAAATCTTCCTAAAAAAGATAAATGTGTTCCTGCGCATTACCAGGAATTAAAAGCTGCCGGAATGGGAAAAGTTGAATTAGCAGACCAGGCAGGTACAGTGAACGTGATTGCTGGAAATTTTAACGGAGTATCCGGGCCAGCTGAGACTTATACCCCGGTAAACCTGTTCGACATTAAATTAAATGAAGGTGGAGAACTGACTACTACCATTACTGCAACGCACAATACTGCTTTGTTAGTTGTAAACGGTAGTATAATTATCAATGATGAAATCGCGACAGAACATAGTTTTGTATTATTTGAGAATAAGGGAGAGGAAATCCATATTAAGGCAAATCAGAAAAGTGTGATCTTGTTATTAAGCGGAGCACCAATTGATGAACCGATAGTAAGTTATGGCCCTTTTGTAATGAATACGGAAGAAGAAATCCATCAGGCAATTGAAGATTTCAATGCCGGCAAATTTGGTGTATTGAATTAA
- a CDS encoding GNAT family N-acetyltransferase, translated as MNEEYVNLPLVKNQDQNRFELKVGDYTAFIAYKERSKKIWLIHTEAPEELKGKGAATAVIEKTLTYMEENEYKLIPLCPVVVAYLKRHTDWNRILDESVTPF; from the coding sequence ATGAATGAAGAATATGTAAATCTGCCACTGGTTAAAAATCAGGATCAGAACCGTTTCGAACTTAAAGTAGGTGATTATACCGCATTTATAGCTTATAAAGAACGGAGCAAGAAAATCTGGCTCATTCATACCGAAGCACCAGAAGAGTTGAAAGGTAAAGGTGCAGCAACTGCTGTGATCGAAAAGACGTTGACCTACATGGAAGAAAACGAGTATAAACTGATTCCGCTATGTCCTGTAGTGGTAGCTTACCTTAAACGCCATACAGATTGGAACCGGATATTGGATGAAAGCGTTACCCCTTTCTAA
- a CDS encoding glycoside hydrolase family 25 protein — MAALLYFYPVPPPLKKIPANQGKLIFDQPLVPKASPKVTPKTAPKRRKPAAKKKKGLSLQWKFVIAGLLLILFSPLYYGYVLKLFTSTTRWIMDIGEDPNYRTYKSFDIQIPKRYTIHGIDVSSYQGKIDWTKVKAMKDDDVSIKFAFIKATEGVSSVDSYFQRNWREAPKAGIICGAYHYFIPKKSGLWQARFFLQTVKYESGDLPPVIDIETLSGVSPEKMRIELKDFITHVERKTGVKPIIYSGLVFYKDYLKGHFDGYPLWIAHYYKAELKAGANTKWSFWQHSDKARITGINHVVDFNAFRGDSLSFQQLLIK; from the coding sequence ATGGCTGCCCTTTTGTATTTTTACCCCGTGCCTCCACCTCTAAAGAAAATACCTGCCAACCAGGGAAAGCTTATTTTTGATCAGCCTCTTGTACCTAAGGCGAGTCCAAAAGTAACTCCAAAAACAGCTCCAAAGCGGAGAAAGCCTGCTGCGAAGAAGAAAAAAGGGCTTTCATTACAATGGAAATTTGTTATTGCAGGGTTATTACTCATTTTATTTTCTCCTTTATATTATGGTTATGTGCTGAAGCTTTTTACTTCGACAACCCGATGGATAATGGATATTGGAGAAGATCCGAATTACAGGACTTATAAGAGTTTTGATATTCAAATTCCTAAACGGTATACGATTCATGGAATTGATGTTTCTTCTTATCAGGGCAAAATTGACTGGACGAAGGTAAAAGCAATGAAGGACGATGATGTGAGTATCAAATTTGCATTTATTAAAGCTACAGAAGGGGTTTCAAGTGTTGACTCATATTTTCAGCGCAATTGGAGGGAGGCGCCAAAAGCAGGTATTATTTGTGGTGCATATCATTATTTTATTCCTAAAAAATCGGGTTTATGGCAAGCCCGGTTTTTCTTGCAGACTGTTAAATATGAGTCTGGAGATTTACCCCCGGTTATCGATATTGAAACCTTAAGTGGCGTATCTCCTGAGAAAATGCGGATAGAATTGAAGGATTTTATCACTCATGTAGAAAGAAAAACGGGTGTAAAACCTATTATTTACTCTGGATTGGTCTTTTATAAAGATTATCTGAAAGGACATTTTGATGGCTATCCTTTGTGGATTGCACATTATTATAAAGCAGAATTGAAAGCTGGTGCAAATACTAAATGGTCTTTTTGGCAGCACTCAGATAAAGCCCGGATTACAGGGATCAATCATGTAGTAGATTTCAATGCGTTCAGGGGAGATAGTTTATCTTTTCAGCAACTGCTGATTAAATAG